Below is a window of Mycobacteriales bacterium DNA.
CGGGTGCGCACACCGCCAGGGCGAGCGCACCCGCCGTCGCGATCCGAACGATCCGCCTGCCCCTCATGGCCCGCCTCCCCGTCATCCCCCGCCGGACGGCGGAGTTGTATCAGCTGCCTGGCGCGAAGACGCTAGTCCGCGAGGCGACCGAGAAGCGTGTCGACCGCCGCCTGCCCGGCGGCGAGCGCCGCCTCGGGATCGTCGGCCCGCGCGATCATCAGCGCCGCCTCGTTCACCGACGCGAGCACCATGTGCGCGAGCACGTCGGCCTGCTCGGCGGGCAGGCGGCCCGCGGCCGCTATCGCGTGGAGGTTCGCGCGCAGGCGGCCGAGCGTGTGCCGCTCGTCGAGCTCGCGCCAGCGCGTCCAGCCGACGACCCCGGGCGGGTCGACCAGCGCGATCCGCTGCACGGCCGGGTCGAGCGCCATGCGCAGCCACGCCGAGCAGCCCGCGCGCAGGCCCTCGACCGGGTCGGTCGCGCCGCGCGCCGCCTCGGCGGCGGTGTCGGCGATCTCGGCCACGAGGCGGTCGAGGACCGCGTCGAAGAGCGCCTCCTTCGTGTCGAAGTGGTGGTACAGCGCGCCGCGGGCGACGCCCGCCGCCGCGAGGATCGCCTCGATCGAGGTCGCCTCGTAGCCGCGCTCGCCGAACAGGCGGCGGCCGGCCGCGATCAGGCGCTCGCGGGTCTCGCGGCCCCGCTCCACGCGGCGGTCGACCGAGCCGCGGCTCGCTTCGCGGTCCTCCACCCCACGAGAGTAAACCGACCGTCGGTCTGGTAGTTTGCAGACTGATGGTCGGTTTTGTCGACGCCGGTGACCTGCGGCTCGCCTACCGCGAGCTGGGCGACGGCCCGCCGTTGCTGTTGCTGCACGGCTGGCCCACGTCGTCGTACCTCTGGCGCGACGTGATGCCGCCGATCGCGGCGGCCGGCTGCCGCGCGATCGCGCTCGACCTGCCGGGCTACGGCGCCTCGTCGAAGCCGCCGGACGCGCCCTACGGCTTCGCCATGTACGACGCGGCGCTCGACGGCTTCCTCGACCGCCTCGGCATCGAGACCACCGCGCTGGCCGTGCATGACGTGGGCGGCCCGATCGGCCTGCACTGGGCCGTCGGGCGGCCGGAGCGCGTGACG
It encodes the following:
- a CDS encoding helix-turn-helix domain-containing protein; the encoded protein is MEDREASRGSVDRRVERGRETRERLIAAGRRLFGERGYEATSIEAILAAAGVARGALYHHFDTKEALFDAVLDRLVAEIADTAAEAARGATDPVEGLRAGCSAWLRMALDPAVQRIALVDPPGVVGWTRWRELDERHTLGRLRANLHAIAAAGRLPAEQADVLAHMVLASVNEAALMIARADDPEAALAAGQAAVDTLLGRLAD